In the Acropora muricata isolate sample 2 chromosome 10, ASM3666990v1, whole genome shotgun sequence genome, one interval contains:
- the LOC136930775 gene encoding uncharacterized protein — protein MQNVVNEPTRVTPTTQSFIDLIVTTKVNLVGKSGALPLGLSDHCLTYATLKLKSKRPPPKIIQTRNFKHFNDKDFKTDIERIPFHITTVFEDKDDSLWAWEQLFRSVCDQHAPHRVVKARSVSSPWINKQIKLKMNQRFKLFKTAIETKEADKWADYKKLRNEITSDIRKAKLAYFKRKFDEVKTTSAFSNLLSKATNPKARKPIGPLKRDDESLAVDDKEKADLLNCFFATVGTKLADSNNPQYRTITTIKPKPVPCIYDARVLYGEVANKLITLKTNKATGPDGISPRLLAAAGKSIAVPLTNLYLRSLREAKVYDN, from the coding sequence ATGCAGAATGTTGTAAATGAACCTACTCGTGTCACGCCAACTACACAGTCTTTCATTGACTTGATTGTGACGACCAAGGTGAACTTAGTCGGAAAATCCGGAGCACTACCGCTTGGGTTATCAGATCACTGTCTTACCTATGCAACTCTCAAGCTAAAGAGCAAAAGACCTCCTCCTAAAATTATCCAGACTAGAAATTTCAAGCATTTTAATGACAAGGATTTTAAAACAGATATTGAGCGAATACCATTTCATATAACAACAGTTTTCGAAGACAAAGACGATTCCCTGTGGGCCTGGGAGCAGTTGTTCCGTAGCGTCTGTGACCAACACGCACCACACAGAGTTGTGAAAGCACGAAGCGTATCCTCTCCATGGATCAACAAGCAAATTAAGCTCAAAATGAATCAAAGATTCAAATTGTTTAAGACAGCCATCGAAACTAAAGAGGCTGATAAGTGGGCCGATTACAAAAAACTAAGAAATGAAATAACATCTGACATTAGGAAGGCCAAATTAGCTTATTTTAAGAGGAAATTTGATGAAGTTAAAACCACCTCCGCCTTTTCGAACCTACTGTCCAAAGCAACTAACCCCAAAGCTCGAAAACCAATTGGCCCGCTGAAACGTGACGACGAGTCCCTTGCTGTCGACGACAAAGAGAAAGCTGACTTACTAAACTGTTTCTTCGCCACTGTTGGAACGAAACTGGCTGACAGCAATAACCCACAGTACCGGACAATCACCACTATAAAACCTAAGCCTGTCCCCTGTATATACGATGCACGAGTATTATACGGCGAAGTTGCGAACAAACTTATTACATTGAAGACAAACAAAGCCACTGGCCCAGATGGCATTTCGCCTCGGTTACTTGCAGCTGCTGGAAAATCTATCGCCGTACCGCTAACTAACCTATACCTACGTAGCTTGAGAGAAGCAAAAGTTTACGACAACTGA